One genomic segment of Suricata suricatta isolate VVHF042 chromosome 16, meerkat_22Aug2017_6uvM2_HiC, whole genome shotgun sequence includes these proteins:
- the NUMBL gene encoding LOW QUALITY PROTEIN: numb-like protein (The sequence of the model RefSeq protein was modified relative to this genomic sequence to represent the inferred CDS: inserted 1 base in 1 codon) translates to MSRSAAASSGPRRPERYLPPAPCGAPGPPEASRTEPEGAGTMNKLRQSLRRRKPAYVPEASRPHQWQADEDAVRKGTCSFPVRYLGHVEVEESRGMHVCEDAVKKLKAMGRKSVKSVLWVSADGLRVVDDKTKDLLVDQTIEKVSFCAPDRNLDKAFSYICRDGTTRRWICHCFLALKDSPACRQDRTHWVRKAALEAGQRGWVERRKCPPPVRSLSTCLLRVSPAEAAAAPTAAPGPAQPGHVSPTPATTSPGEKGEAGTPVAAGTSAAAIPRRHAPLEQLVRQGSFRGFPALSQKNSPFKRQLSLRLNELPSTLQRRTDFQVKGTAWRHPPLVASGXGVESVDLHPEGWAGPKVPEMEPPGASDSDGINALCTQISSSFASTGAPAPGPPPASAGTSAWGESSVPPAAAFQPGHKRTPSEAERWLEEVSQVAKAQQQQQQQQQQQQVASVPPVAPALQPFPAPVGPFDATPAQVAVFLPPPHMQPPFVPAYPGLGYPLMPRVPVVGITPSQMVANAFCSAAQLQPQPATLLGKAGAFPPPAMPTAPGSQVRPRPNGAPWPPEPAPAPAPELDPFEAQWAALEGKPAVEKPSNPFSGDLQKTFEIEL, encoded by the exons AGCGGACCCAGGAGGCCTGAGCGGTATTTGCCCCCAGCCCCGTgtggggccccggggccccccgAAGCCTCCAGGACGGAGCCAG AAGGGGCGGGCACCATGAACAAGTTACGGCAGAGCCTGCGGCGGCGGAAACCAGCCTACGTGCCTGAGGCGTCGCGCCCCCACCAGTGGCAGGCGGACGAGGACGCGGTGCGCAAGGGCACTTGCAGCTTCCCAGTCAGG TACCTGGGCCACGTGGAGGTGGAGGAGTCCCGGGGGATGCACGTGTGCGAAGACGCTGTGAAGAAGCTGAAGGCG aTGGGCCGGAAGTCCGTGAAGTCTGTCCTTTGGGTGTCAGCCGATGGGCTCCGAGTGGTGGATGACAAGACCAAG GACCTGCTGGTAGACCAGACCATTGAAAAGGTCTCCTTCTGTGCCCCTGACCGCAACCTGGACAAGGCTTTCTCCTACATCTGCCGAGACGGGACCACCCGCCGCTGGATCTGCCACTGTTTCCTGGCACTCAAGGACTCC CCAGCCTGTCGCCAGGACAGGACACATTGGGTGAGGAAGGCAGCACTGGAGGCCGGTCAAAGGGGCTgggtggagaggagaaaatgcCCCCCCCCCGTCAGGTCTCTAAGCACCTGTCTCCTCCGTGTGTCTCCAGCAGAGGCAGCAGCTGCCCCAACTGCGGCTCCTGGCCCTGCCCAGCCTGGGCACGTGTCCCCGACCCCGGCCACCACATCCCCTGGGGAGAAGGGTGAGGCGGGCACCCCAGTGGCTGCGGGCACCAGTGCGGCCGCCATCCCCCGACGCCATGCCCCCCTGGAGCAGCTGGTCCGCCAGGGTTCCTTCCGTGGCTTCCCAGCACTCAGCCAGAAAAACTCGCCTTTCAAGCGGCAGCTGAGCCTCCGGCTGAATGAGCTACCGTCCACACTGCAGCGCCGCACCGACTTCCAGGTGAAGGGCACAG CTTGGAGACACCCACCTCTCGTGGCCTCAG CTGGCGTGGAAAGTGTTGATCTGCATCCAGAAGGCTGGGCTGGTCCCAAAG tgcctgagatggagcccccggGCGCCAGTGACAGCGATGGCATCAACGCGCTCTGCACACAGATCAGCTCGTCTTTCGCCAGCACTGGAGCCCCGGCACCCGGGCCACCGCCGGCCTCAGCGG GGACTTCTGCCTGGGGTGAGTCCTCCGTGCCCCCTGCAGCTGCCTTCCAGCCCGGGCACAAGCGGACCCCTTCGGAGGCGGAGCGGTGGCTGGAGGAGGTGTCCCAGGTGGCCAAggcgcagcagcagcagcagcagcagcagcagcagcagcaagtgGCCTCAGTGCCTCCGGTGGCCCCCGCCCTGCAGCCCTTTCCCGCCCCTGTGGGGCCCTTCGATGCCACGCCTGCCCAGGTGGCCGTGTTCCTGCCGCCCCCACACATGCAGCCCCCTTTTGTGCCCGCCTACCCGGGCCTGGGCTACCCGCTCATGCCCCGGGTGCCCGTGGTGGGCATCACCCCCTCACAGATGGTGGCCAATGCCTTCTGCTCAGCCGcccagctccagccccagccagccACCCTGCTCGGGAAAGCCGGGGCCTTCCCGCCCCCGGCCATGCCCACTGCTCCAGGGAGCCAGGTCCGCCCACGCCCCAATGGGGCACCCTGGCCCCCGGAACCGGCACCTGCCCCGGCCCCCGAACTGGACCCCTTTGAGGCCCAGTGGGCAGCATTAGAAGGCAAACCGGCTGTAGAGAAGCCTTCCAACCCCTTCTCGGGCGACCTGCAGAAGACCTTCGAGATCGAACTGTAG